A region from the uncultured Macellibacteroides sp. genome encodes:
- a CDS encoding WG repeat-containing protein, with protein MRKTIFIQILWMALPCVLFSQTVKWAVKPAYSFIETISDDLYKIKSGNKCGIADKQGKIIVNAEVDSITPFVEDNALLLDSQGGKYKIRGIINRRGEVNILAETYYVTSWPYFQNGYLVVSNPNGLYGFMNNAGKEAISCKYKNAHPFSEGFASVTLLNDRVIYVNTFEQPLQLEPGDGEIYLGTTFRNTEALVCTVDKKMYLIKQNGNIKSKIKKSEFAVDAMYCLCTDGISMSVPTVQLPDIPNGGPVPYKEQSLYGFRNGATIVLPPQFTDACPFKNDVAKVMQNGKYGLLKIVSTDSITAKVNKTALKVEKMIPETLNYTATVPKELSNIPLELTVTNENSTPSEILISAQNGNTERNYSFTPSVVKGVEIYTNNYTFQLSGDDLILRKEQQSIAFRKIPEYLLAVSPGSSKANEDNVASVNILLSNSSDFPLKMKVSVDGTIKPVEIKALEKKSLSATFKDVNIKEFRKVRVTVPNGKTQERSVEVIPFYQEN; from the coding sequence ATGCGGAAAACAATTTTCATTCAGATACTATGGATGGCTTTGCCCTGCGTTCTTTTTTCTCAAACCGTTAAGTGGGCGGTAAAGCCTGCTTATTCGTTCATCGAGACCATTTCCGACGATTTATATAAAATCAAATCCGGGAATAAATGCGGAATAGCTGATAAGCAAGGAAAAATCATTGTGAATGCGGAGGTAGATTCCATTACTCCCTTTGTGGAAGACAACGCCCTGTTGTTGGACAGTCAGGGAGGAAAATACAAAATAAGAGGAATTATAAACCGTCGGGGTGAAGTAAATATCCTCGCTGAAACATATTATGTAACTTCCTGGCCATATTTCCAGAACGGCTACCTCGTTGTTTCCAATCCAAACGGACTATATGGTTTTATGAACAATGCAGGAAAAGAAGCCATCTCATGTAAATATAAAAACGCGCATCCATTTTCAGAAGGATTCGCCTCTGTTACCTTACTAAACGACAGAGTCATTTATGTCAACACGTTCGAGCAACCTCTTCAGCTGGAACCCGGCGACGGCGAAATTTATCTGGGTACTACTTTCCGCAACACCGAAGCCCTGGTGTGTACAGTCGACAAAAAGATGTATCTTATCAAACAGAACGGCAATATCAAAAGCAAAATTAAAAAGAGTGAATTTGCTGTAGACGCCATGTATTGTTTATGTACAGATGGAATCAGCATGTCGGTACCAACCGTGCAACTACCAGATATACCAAATGGTGGTCCGGTACCATATAAAGAACAGAGTCTGTACGGATTCAGAAACGGCGCAACTATTGTACTGCCGCCTCAATTCACGGATGCCTGTCCATTTAAAAACGATGTTGCAAAGGTTATGCAAAACGGCAAATATGGTTTGCTCAAAATTGTATCTACAGATTCAATTACCGCGAAAGTAAACAAAACTGCGTTGAAGGTCGAAAAGATGATACCAGAAACATTGAACTACACCGCAACGGTTCCAAAAGAACTGAGTAATATCCCGTTGGAACTTACCGTTACCAACGAAAACAGCACTCCGTCGGAAATTCTAATTTCTGCTCAAAACGGGAATACAGAAAGAAACTACTCTTTTACACCTTCGGTTGTGAAAGGAGTAGAAATCTATACAAACAACTATACATTTCAGCTCAGTGGGGATGATCTGATTCTACGCAAAGAACAACAAAGCATTGCTTTTCGTAAAATCCCGGAATATTTATTGGCTGTAAGTCCCGGATCATCCAAAGCCAACGAAGACAACGTTGCATCGGTCAATATCCTTTTAAGCAACTCATCTGATTTTCCGCTTAAGATGAAAGTCTCAGTAGATGGAACAATAAAACCCGTTGAGATAAAAGCGTTGGAAAAAAAGAGTCTATCCGCTACTTTCAAAGATGTAAACATCAAAGAGTTCCGTAAAGTTAGAGTTACTGTTCCAAACGGAAAAACGCAGGAACGATCAGTCGAAGTTATACCATTTTATCAAGAAAATTAA
- a CDS encoding porin family protein, whose translation MKRKLVLLLVLFAAIQANAQEVIDLDISRSYTISVGPKAGANFTTMSGNPVGINMDAKMGYGFHAGLAANLHMGRHTESSKGGTGNFGLRLEALYSQLAVKAGDNDLKMDYISVPLLAEYYLTPRLNIEAGPTFMSMIKSSPDNMVVDGASIATSQLKGNDVLLSVGAGYEFKNGFTANVRYNLDFTDLAGNMPCKTNVLQVSIGWLFKIAQ comes from the coding sequence ATGAAAAGAAAATTAGTTTTACTCCTTGTTCTTTTTGCGGCCATCCAGGCAAATGCGCAAGAAGTAATTGATCTGGATATTAGCAGATCGTACACAATTTCGGTAGGGCCAAAAGCCGGAGCGAATTTCACGACAATGAGTGGTAATCCGGTTGGAATAAACATGGATGCCAAAATGGGATACGGCTTTCATGCCGGTCTGGCAGCCAACCTGCATATGGGGCGTCATACAGAATCCAGTAAGGGCGGAACCGGGAATTTCGGGTTACGTCTGGAGGCGTTGTATTCTCAATTGGCCGTAAAAGCAGGCGACAACGATCTGAAAATGGATTACATTTCAGTTCCCTTATTGGCCGAATATTACCTTACTCCACGACTCAACATCGAGGCAGGTCCCACATTCATGAGTATGATAAAAAGTTCTCCCGATAATATGGTAGTCGATGGAGCATCAATTGCAACATCACAACTCAAAGGAAATGATGTATTACTTTCGGTCGGAGCCGGATACGAATTTAAAAACGGATTTACTGCCAATGTACGGTATAACCTCGACTTCACAGACCTGGCCGGCAACATGCCTTGTAAAACCAATGTATTGCAGGTATCCATCGGATGGCTGTTCAAGATAGCCCAATAA